The following proteins come from a genomic window of Proteinivorax hydrogeniformans:
- a CDS encoding pyroglutamyl-peptidase I — protein MKNVLITGFEPFGKEKENPSLEVLSYLKDDDILGVNLDTACLPTTFNCFEDVLNMIGDKQYDIIIHIGQAGGRAKVTLEKVAVNYKNAAIPDNQGNQPLEELIVNGGPDGIFSTLHVEDLVNHLQLLKLPVDISFTAGTYVCNYIMYSSLYYFRGTTTKVGFVHIPFSPRQVVNKNQPSMDPQLVASIIKEMVIGICYNNLKASVNKKLGRTH, from the coding sequence GTGAAAAATGTACTTATTACTGGATTTGAGCCATTTGGCAAAGAGAAAGAAAACCCAAGTCTTGAAGTGCTAAGCTATCTAAAAGATGACGACATTTTAGGAGTTAATCTAGACACAGCTTGCTTACCTACAACTTTTAACTGCTTTGAAGATGTATTAAATATGATTGGCGACAAACAATACGACATTATAATACACATAGGTCAAGCGGGTGGAAGAGCTAAAGTTACCTTAGAGAAAGTTGCAGTCAATTATAAAAATGCCGCTATACCAGATAATCAGGGAAATCAACCGTTAGAAGAACTTATAGTTAATGGTGGCCCTGACGGGATATTCTCTACATTACATGTTGAAGATTTGGTGAATCATTTGCAGTTACTTAAGCTACCGGTAGATATCTCTTTCACAGCAGGGACATATGTTTGTAATTACATTATGTATAGCTCGTTATATTACTTTAGGGGAACTACAACGAAAGTAGGTTTTGTACACATTCCTTTTTCACCGAGGCAAGTGGTAAATAAGAATCAACCTTCCATGGATCCTCAGCTAGTAGCCTCAATAATAAAAGAAATGGTAATAGGAATTTGTTATAATAATTTGAAGGCCAGCGTAAATAAAAAGTTAGGAAGAACTCATTAA
- a CDS encoding endonuclease MutS2 produces MDYKHLKTLEYHKIVTMLTEKAMSEVGKSVSTKLKPINDLEQLKREITLTAEAVEVLKYGSAPLKELVDCTDYLKRADVGSSLKGKELRNIFMLLRCFKDIVNYLEKHQDITPFLYSMVKDLDRCKDLQENLFKCIDEDGSVKDEASSELKSIRRSIYKNHNTLREKLESYIRNPKNQKYLQEPIITQRNDRYVIPVNKDYKGQVPGIVHDLSASGQTLFVEPSYAVEIGNRLTELYKKEGYEIERILIQLSAEVAAESSNLEIINQLVGKIDFVFAKAKLAKVQKASLPIINTENLIKVNEGRHPLISDEEVVPMSVRLGADFTTLIITGPNTGGKTVTLKTVGLLTAMALSGMFVPAKEDSSFPLLDGIYADIGDEQSIEQSLSTFSSHMTNIVEITKKARENSLVLFDELGAGTDPIEGSALATCLLDLFRQRGLLTIATTHYSQLKTYAYENAGVENASVEFDSKTLRPTYRLLVGIPGKSNAFEISKRLGLSDEIVDKAKKVMGTQNTKVDNMIEDLEQKRMAYESKAKALERQKEEVERVKSKYINENEQLKQKRKNVLEKSKEEARDIVRQAKKESEQLVKEIRKLKRQGSEMVQGDLDRKLTTYGQRLKKTIDKDLYSGEKEKGNVTADKIKKGEQVKLLDVNQKGTILSLPDSEGKVLCQVGIMKVKTPISNLQLLQSNQKPSTTVYTPGKGASAQSSAKNSLDLRGENVEEGILKVDKFLDEAFVAGLKEVTIIHGKGTGALREGITSYLKKHPHVDSTRFGGFKEGGQGASIVTLK; encoded by the coding sequence TTGGATTACAAGCATTTAAAAACGTTAGAGTACCATAAAATAGTGACTATGCTAACAGAGAAGGCTATGTCAGAGGTTGGCAAGTCAGTTAGCACCAAATTAAAACCTATAAATGACCTAGAACAATTAAAAAGAGAGATTACGCTTACAGCAGAAGCTGTGGAAGTTTTAAAATATGGTAGTGCACCCTTAAAGGAGCTCGTTGATTGTACTGATTATCTAAAGAGAGCAGATGTGGGTAGCAGTTTGAAAGGAAAAGAGCTTAGGAATATATTTATGCTGCTTCGGTGTTTTAAGGATATTGTCAATTATCTTGAAAAACACCAAGATATAACGCCGTTTTTATACTCAATGGTAAAAGATTTAGATCGATGTAAAGATTTACAGGAAAACCTATTTAAATGTATTGATGAGGATGGCTCAGTAAAAGACGAGGCATCATCTGAGCTCAAGTCTATACGCAGGTCCATTTATAAAAACCACAACACTTTAAGGGAGAAACTTGAAAGTTATATAAGAAACCCCAAAAATCAAAAGTACCTACAAGAACCGATTATTACTCAGCGAAATGATCGTTATGTGATACCGGTGAACAAAGATTATAAAGGACAGGTTCCTGGCATAGTTCATGACTTATCAGCCTCTGGGCAAACTCTTTTTGTGGAACCTAGTTACGCTGTTGAGATAGGTAATAGGTTAACAGAGTTGTATAAAAAAGAAGGGTACGAGATTGAAAGGATTTTAATCCAGTTATCTGCAGAAGTTGCAGCTGAGAGCTCAAATCTTGAAATTATCAATCAATTGGTTGGAAAAATAGACTTTGTTTTCGCAAAAGCAAAACTTGCCAAAGTACAAAAGGCTAGCTTACCTATTATTAACACTGAAAATCTAATAAAAGTAAACGAAGGGCGCCACCCCTTAATAAGCGATGAAGAAGTTGTCCCCATGTCCGTACGTCTCGGTGCTGACTTTACTACACTTATAATTACTGGACCTAATACTGGAGGGAAAACAGTAACCCTCAAGACAGTTGGCCTTTTAACAGCCATGGCATTGAGCGGTATGTTTGTGCCAGCTAAAGAAGACTCAAGCTTTCCGCTACTTGACGGTATTTACGCAGATATTGGTGATGAACAAAGCATAGAGCAGTCACTTAGTACTTTTTCTTCTCATATGACAAATATTGTGGAAATAACAAAAAAGGCGCGAGAAAATTCATTGGTGCTCTTTGACGAACTAGGAGCTGGTACCGATCCTATAGAAGGCTCTGCTTTAGCGACCTGCTTACTTGACTTATTTAGGCAAAGGGGGCTATTAACTATAGCTACCACTCATTACTCTCAATTAAAAACATATGCTTATGAAAACGCTGGCGTAGAAAATGCGTCTGTGGAATTTGATTCTAAAACCTTGAGACCAACCTATAGGTTGCTTGTGGGAATACCTGGAAAATCCAACGCCTTTGAGATTTCTAAAAGGTTGGGCTTAAGTGATGAAATTGTGGATAAAGCTAAAAAAGTAATGGGTACACAAAATACTAAAGTTGACAACATGATTGAAGATTTAGAGCAAAAACGCATGGCCTATGAAAGTAAGGCAAAAGCGTTAGAGCGACAAAAAGAAGAAGTAGAAAGGGTAAAATCTAAATATATCAATGAAAATGAGCAGCTGAAGCAGAAACGGAAAAATGTTCTAGAAAAATCAAAAGAAGAAGCTAGAGATATTGTTCGCCAAGCTAAAAAAGAGAGCGAGCAGCTAGTTAAAGAAATTAGAAAGTTAAAAAGACAGGGTAGCGAAATGGTTCAAGGTGATTTAGATAGAAAATTAACAACTTATGGGCAAAGACTTAAAAAAACCATAGATAAAGACTTATATTCTGGGGAAAAGGAAAAAGGAAACGTTACAGCAGATAAAATTAAAAAAGGCGAACAGGTCAAGTTGCTAGATGTAAATCAAAAAGGAACCATCTTAAGCCTTCCTGATTCAGAAGGAAAGGTTCTTTGTCAGGTGGGGATTATGAAGGTAAAAACTCCGATATCAAATTTACAATTGCTCCAATCTAACCAAAAACCTAGCACCACTGTTTATACCCCTGGGAAAGGTGCTTCTGCTCAAAGTAGCGCTAAAAATTCTTTAGACTTAAGAGGTGAAAATGTGGAAGAAGGTATCCTAAAAGTTGATAAGTTTTTAGACGAAGCATTTGTCGCGGGTTTAAAAGAAGTTACTATAATTCATGGCAAAGGAACAGGAGCGTTAAGGGAGGGAATAACCAGTTATTTAAAGAAGCATCCTCATGTTGACTCCACAAGGTTTGGTGGGTTTAAAGAAGGGGGACAGGGAGCTAGCATAGTTACGTTAAAGTGA
- a CDS encoding PHP domain-containing protein, with amino-acid sequence MDNLELSLILKEIGNYLQLKGENPYKGKSYIKAARTIERAEPVLELMESSSLTKLPGVGEKLAKEISSTVKLGYSTKLKRLKEEVPDGLAELTYISGLTPSLAHKLHKKLDVSSIKDLQIALEKREVTKIDGIGPQTAQKIKRNLLEYLAYGRQHLLVSGKVMCDKVKNMLESSLTKGDQICIVGDLRRQSKLITRVEILIVTSKNSIAHKIEQTFSKVEFKKGKFEISDFKIPLIIYHCNPSLKGYNLIKYTGAQSHLKRLEVAGFSKEMCKDKDEKEIYSQLKIQFVPPQLREGKGEIALAKNFGVPMLARKSDVKGDLHIHTNYSDGLSSLEEMVKKAEQLNYSYLAITDHSKSLKIAGGLDKERFYRQFEAIDALQKKSDVLLLKGVEVDILKDGSLDFDDEFLKNFDVIVASVHSNFKMGKKEMTKRMINAINNPAVHIIGHPSGRLLLKREPYEIDIPAVIKEAHKQKKAIEINSSPYRLDLDEKWVRVVKSMGGYISVNTDSHSADELSNIDLGISVAKRGWLSKEDIINCWEREKLLDYLRR; translated from the coding sequence ATGGATAATTTAGAGCTTTCGTTAATATTAAAAGAGATAGGAAATTACCTGCAGCTTAAAGGTGAAAATCCCTATAAAGGTAAAAGTTATATAAAAGCGGCACGGACTATAGAGAGAGCTGAGCCAGTTTTAGAACTGATGGAGAGTAGCTCTCTAACTAAGTTACCTGGTGTAGGGGAAAAACTAGCCAAAGAAATCAGCTCAACAGTTAAGTTAGGTTATAGCACTAAGTTAAAGAGGTTAAAAGAAGAGGTGCCCGACGGGCTGGCAGAGTTAACCTATATTTCTGGTTTAACACCAAGTTTAGCGCATAAGTTACACAAAAAGCTTGATGTATCAAGCATTAAAGATCTGCAGATCGCCTTAGAAAAAAGAGAAGTAACAAAAATCGACGGGATAGGGCCGCAAACTGCTCAGAAGATTAAGAGAAACTTATTGGAATACTTAGCCTATGGTAGACAACACTTGTTAGTTAGTGGTAAAGTTATGTGTGATAAGGTTAAAAACATGCTGGAAAGTTCGTTAACAAAAGGGGATCAAATATGCATTGTTGGTGATTTGCGACGTCAAAGTAAACTGATAACTAGGGTTGAGATTCTCATAGTAACTTCAAAAAATTCTATTGCTCATAAAATAGAGCAAACTTTCTCTAAGGTTGAGTTTAAAAAAGGGAAATTTGAAATTAGTGATTTTAAAATTCCCCTAATAATCTATCATTGTAATCCTAGCCTTAAAGGGTACAACCTTATAAAATACACTGGCGCTCAGTCGCACTTAAAAAGGTTAGAAGTAGCTGGTTTTAGCAAAGAAATGTGTAAAGATAAAGATGAAAAAGAGATCTATTCACAACTTAAAATCCAATTCGTCCCCCCCCAGCTTAGAGAGGGGAAAGGTGAAATAGCTTTAGCCAAAAACTTTGGGGTACCTATGCTAGCACGAAAAAGTGATGTTAAGGGTGACCTACATATACATACAAACTATAGTGATGGCTTAAGCTCATTAGAAGAAATGGTAAAGAAAGCTGAACAATTAAATTATAGCTACTTAGCTATAACTGATCACAGTAAGTCGTTAAAGATAGCTGGTGGATTAGATAAAGAGCGATTTTATAGACAATTTGAAGCTATTGATGCTTTACAGAAAAAGAGCGATGTTTTACTACTAAAAGGAGTAGAAGTTGACATTTTAAAGGATGGCAGCTTAGATTTTGACGACGAATTTTTAAAAAATTTTGATGTTATCGTTGCCTCGGTACACTCTAACTTTAAGATGGGAAAAAAAGAAATGACAAAAAGGATGATTAACGCTATAAATAACCCTGCAGTTCATATCATTGGGCATCCGTCTGGGAGGTTGCTTTTAAAAAGAGAGCCTTATGAAATTGATATACCGGCTGTGATAAAAGAAGCCCACAAACAGAAAAAAGCAATAGAAATAAACAGTTCTCCATATAGATTGGATCTTGACGAAAAGTGGGTGAGAGTTGTAAAAAGTATGGGGGGTTATATATCTGTCAACACTGATAGTCATAGTGCTGATGAACTTTCTAATATAGATTTGGGAATTTCCGTGGCAAAAAGGGGTTGGCTATCAAAAGAAGATATAATAAACTGTTGGGAGAGGGAGAAACTCTTGGATTATCTAAGGAGGTAG
- a CDS encoding CvpA family protein: MLDILLIGFILLNVYIGRNKGLIRMVLELSSILIAYFAASRLGPFVGSTILGALGLETLAESIVVQTAVEGGVNPILSFMNSVGAVIVFFIVRYGLSFLLFTTSVFNKIPVIGSFNKVGGTAIGLVKGVVLSVLLVWILSFMAIPTIQNSLESSLIATQLEDIFPRMYNRLHDIIGQV, from the coding sequence GTGCTAGATATCTTATTAATAGGTTTTATATTACTAAATGTTTATATAGGAAGGAATAAAGGCCTTATTAGAATGGTTCTAGAGCTAAGCAGCATTTTGATCGCTTACTTTGCTGCATCTAGGCTTGGACCATTTGTAGGTAGCACCATTTTGGGAGCTTTAGGCCTAGAAACCCTAGCTGAGTCAATCGTTGTTCAGACGGCAGTGGAGGGTGGAGTTAATCCTATTTTATCATTTATGAATTCAGTAGGAGCTGTAATAGTGTTTTTTATAGTTCGTTATGGTTTATCATTTCTTCTTTTTACTACCTCAGTTTTTAACAAGATACCTGTTATTGGATCGTTTAATAAAGTAGGCGGAACAGCAATAGGCCTTGTTAAGGGAGTTGTACTTTCTGTCTTGTTAGTGTGGATTCTTTCTTTTATGGCAATACCTACAATACAAAATTCCTTGGAATCATCATTAATAGCTACCCAGCTTGAAGACATTTTCCCTCGAATGTATAATAGATTGCATGATATAATTGGTCAGGTATAA
- the zapA gene encoding cell division protein ZapA, whose product MGTINDDNRTVVKIYGEDYIIKGSNPPEHVAKLAHMVDKQMCLIKEKNPKLSSSKVAIMAAMHIADKYIALEKEQQELLEMIEQEENGGD is encoded by the coding sequence ATGGGGACAATTAACGATGATAATAGGACTGTTGTTAAAATTTATGGTGAAGATTATATAATTAAAGGTAGCAATCCACCAGAACATGTAGCCAAACTAGCCCATATGGTAGATAAACAAATGTGCCTAATAAAAGAGAAGAATCCAAAACTAAGCTCTTCTAAAGTGGCAATAATGGCTGCCATGCATATTGCAGATAAGTATATAGCCTTGGAGAAAGAACAACAAGAGCTTTTGGAAATGATAGAGCAAGAGGAAAACGGAGGAGATTAA
- the pheT gene encoding phenylalanine--tRNA ligase subunit beta translates to MRISYNWLKEYVNIDDNHNQLAEKLTDAGVVVEHVYKPFDNLDGVIVAEIKKISPHPDADKLSITEVSDGKELYQVVCGAQNIKVGQKVPFATVGTILPGNFKIKKSKIRGVESYGMLCAGEELNLDVVFEDGILILPSDTSVGISIEEALDLDDYVFELDLTPNRGDCLNMVGVAKEIKAITGAEFVYPEQLEDENKAVDFEVDIETEGCKNYVAQVLQDVSVKPSPIWLQIRLLKANVRPINNVVDISNYVMLELGQPLHCFDKETILSNKVVVKEACDSMEFITLDDEKRKVSKESLLITDGNRPLALAGVIGGLDSEVKDTTTNIVLESAYFDPISVRTKAKEQGIKTDASTRFEKGVDPARVITAANRANRLLTDICDAKLNGRVLAGDFSFSAKPISIEAAEINSKLGLTLSNEEIIDIFKRLECEVEVKEKIEVIPPSYRVDLTQTVDLIEEVARMVGYNNIPTSLPDMETTVGEKSKNARVIDELKDTLTSLGFFETMSYPFISKEHYQKTNMELDSSIKLSNPLSENESLMRTSMLPSIMAAVSHNQKHNIQQVEIFEVGKVYIAKELPLIKHPIEENILAVAMTSETSGQHWQEGKSSANDFYTAKGTLENLFSMLNIDNWSLKRSKTESYHPNKSGDIIVNGEIVGVIGEIHPEISDNWDIKGDVIVIELNLSKLVSYWDAQITYRSIPKHPAVSRDLAVVVDEDVQTGDMIDEIKKSNIKYINDSDVFDVYQGENIEAGKKSVALSIIIQAEKTLKEKEINKSMKQVMQLLEKKFQALLR, encoded by the coding sequence ATGAGAATATCTTATAATTGGTTAAAAGAATATGTTAATATAGATGATAACCATAATCAGCTTGCAGAGAAGCTAACAGATGCAGGAGTGGTTGTGGAGCATGTTTATAAACCCTTTGACAACTTAGATGGAGTTATAGTAGCGGAAATTAAAAAAATAAGTCCACACCCAGATGCAGACAAACTTTCTATAACAGAAGTCAGTGATGGGAAGGAATTATATCAAGTTGTTTGCGGAGCACAAAACATTAAAGTGGGGCAGAAAGTTCCGTTTGCCACTGTTGGAACAATTCTACCTGGTAATTTTAAAATCAAAAAGTCTAAAATTAGAGGGGTAGAATCCTACGGGATGCTCTGTGCAGGCGAAGAGCTTAACCTCGACGTAGTTTTTGAAGATGGGATATTAATCCTACCGTCCGATACTTCAGTTGGAATTTCAATAGAGGAAGCTTTAGACCTAGATGACTATGTTTTTGAATTGGACTTAACACCAAACCGTGGCGACTGTCTAAATATGGTAGGTGTTGCCAAAGAAATTAAGGCTATAACTGGGGCGGAATTTGTCTATCCAGAACAATTGGAAGATGAAAATAAGGCAGTTGATTTTGAAGTGGATATAGAGACTGAAGGCTGTAAAAACTATGTTGCACAGGTGTTACAAGATGTAAGTGTAAAACCCTCACCTATCTGGCTACAAATCCGACTTTTAAAAGCTAATGTTCGCCCAATTAACAACGTGGTTGATATTTCAAATTACGTAATGTTAGAGTTAGGGCAACCCTTACATTGTTTTGATAAGGAAACAATTTTATCAAATAAAGTAGTGGTTAAGGAAGCTTGTGATAGTATGGAATTCATAACTTTAGACGATGAAAAGAGAAAGGTGTCGAAAGAATCTTTGTTGATAACAGATGGAAATAGACCTTTAGCGTTGGCCGGAGTTATCGGTGGGTTAGATAGTGAGGTAAAAGACACAACTACCAACATCGTCCTAGAATCTGCTTATTTTGACCCTATCTCGGTTAGAACAAAAGCTAAGGAGCAAGGGATTAAAACCGATGCATCTACAAGATTTGAAAAAGGAGTGGACCCTGCCAGGGTAATAACTGCTGCTAATAGAGCTAATAGACTTTTGACCGACATATGTGATGCTAAATTAAACGGCAGAGTATTAGCGGGTGATTTTTCTTTTTCTGCTAAGCCTATTTCAATAGAAGCTGCAGAAATAAATAGTAAGTTGGGGTTAACTTTATCAAATGAGGAAATTATTGATATATTTAAAAGACTAGAGTGTGAGGTTGAGGTAAAAGAAAAAATAGAGGTTATACCTCCTTCATACAGGGTAGACTTGACTCAGACCGTAGATTTAATTGAAGAGGTTGCAAGAATGGTAGGCTACAATAACATCCCAACCTCTTTACCTGATATGGAAACCACAGTGGGTGAAAAAAGTAAAAACGCAAGGGTTATCGATGAGTTAAAAGACACTTTAACATCTCTAGGCTTTTTTGAAACAATGTCTTATCCATTTATATCAAAAGAGCATTATCAGAAAACTAACATGGAATTAGATAGCTCTATAAAGTTATCTAATCCTTTAAGTGAAAACGAGAGTTTGATGCGTACATCTATGCTTCCTTCGATTATGGCTGCTGTCTCTCATAACCAAAAGCACAATATTCAGCAGGTAGAAATTTTCGAGGTTGGAAAAGTGTATATCGCAAAGGAGCTACCCCTAATTAAGCATCCTATAGAAGAGAATATTTTGGCTGTAGCTATGACTTCAGAAACTAGTGGCCAGCATTGGCAGGAAGGAAAAAGTTCTGCAAATGATTTCTATACTGCTAAAGGGACGCTAGAGAATTTGTTCAGCATGTTAAACATAGATAATTGGTCGCTTAAGCGTTCAAAAACTGAAAGTTATCATCCGAACAAAAGTGGCGACATTATAGTTAATGGTGAAATTGTAGGTGTCATTGGTGAAATTCACCCCGAAATATCTGATAATTGGGATATCAAAGGGGATGTTATAGTAATAGAGCTAAACCTAAGTAAGTTAGTTTCGTATTGGGATGCTCAAATAACCTATCGTAGCATACCTAAGCACCCTGCTGTTTCTCGAGACTTAGCAGTTGTAGTAGATGAAGATGTACAAACCGGCGATATGATAGATGAAATTAAAAAATCGAACATTAAATATATCAACGATAGTGATGTTTTCGATGTTTATCAAGGTGAGAACATAGAAGCAGGAAAGAAAAGTGTGGCACTATCGATAATAATTCAGGCTGAAAAGACCCTAAAAGAGAAGGAAATAAACAAGTCAATGAAGCAAGTAATGCAGTTGTTGGAAAAGAAATTTCAAGCTTTGCTGCGCTAA
- the pheS gene encoding phenylalanine--tRNA ligase subunit alpha, with protein MKNELNSILQAAKKEIDSASSLAQLNELKVNYLGKKGEITTLLRQMGSLSPEERPVMGKLANEVKEEIQSLTEKKEDYLKQKELEDKLLKESIDITLPGTGRNIGGLNPLTIVKRAMEETFISMGYEIVEGPEIENEFYNFEALNLPATHPARDMQDTFYITDEFLLRTHTSPVQVRTMLKKEGKLPVKIVSPGRVFRKDDDPTHSPVFQQLEGLVVDENITMADLKGTLLLFAQKMFGKDKKIRLRPSYFPFTEPSAEVDISCIMCDGDGCGTCSQTGWVEILGAGMVHPNVLKNAGYDPNKVQGFAFGIGIERVAMLKYGVKDIRDFYSGDIRVSKQFIGG; from the coding sequence ATGAAAAACGAGTTAAACTCAATTTTACAAGCTGCAAAAAAAGAAATAGATAGCGCTTCATCATTAGCTCAGTTAAATGAATTAAAGGTCAACTACTTAGGGAAAAAAGGAGAAATTACTACATTGTTGAGGCAAATGGGTTCTTTATCTCCTGAAGAAAGACCTGTCATGGGTAAACTTGCCAATGAAGTTAAGGAGGAAATACAAAGCTTAACTGAGAAAAAGGAAGATTATTTAAAACAAAAAGAGTTAGAGGATAAGCTTCTAAAAGAGTCAATAGACATAACTCTGCCTGGTACAGGAAGGAATATAGGTGGTTTAAATCCTTTGACAATTGTTAAGAGGGCTATGGAAGAAACTTTTATATCAATGGGTTATGAGATTGTTGAAGGCCCAGAAATTGAAAATGAATTCTATAATTTCGAAGCTTTGAACCTACCAGCAACGCATCCAGCCCGGGATATGCAAGATACATTTTATATTACCGATGAGTTTCTGCTAAGAACCCACACATCTCCAGTTCAGGTTAGAACGATGTTAAAAAAAGAAGGCAAACTACCTGTCAAGATAGTAAGTCCAGGTAGAGTGTTTAGAAAAGATGATGATCCTACACACTCGCCTGTATTTCAGCAGTTAGAGGGGTTAGTTGTAGATGAAAATATAACAATGGCTGACTTAAAGGGCACTTTATTGTTATTTGCACAGAAGATGTTCGGTAAAGATAAGAAAATCAGGCTTCGCCCAAGCTATTTCCCTTTTACAGAGCCTAGTGCTGAAGTGGACATAAGTTGTATCATGTGTGATGGAGATGGTTGTGGGACTTGTTCTCAAACAGGATGGGTAGAAATATTAGGCGCAGGAATGGTGCACCCTAATGTATTGAAAAACGCAGGGTATGATCCCAACAAAGTTCAAGGTTTCGCCTTTGGCATCGGCATCGAGAGAGTAGCTATGTTAAAATACGGGGTAAAAGACATACGAGATTTTTATAGCGGTGATATAAGAGTTTCAAAACAATTCATTGGAGGTTAA
- a CDS encoding RNA methyltransferase, translating into MISSKDNPLIKKILLNKKKGKKSKENFYLAEGERFVHEIAEKTPNLIEKLLLQDGMIKKYEKLLNSFSNDKIITISDNLFNTISSTDTTQGIAALVQRPDFKIEDLSKGNYIVIDRVQDPGNLGTIIRTAVASGVDGMLLLKGTVDIFNDKVLRATMGALHNIPIVYDLDLNDLKEFISNRELTLIKSDLEGEYWGDVDLPNRNYCLVVGNEANGISTSVQKMPGVSVKLPIYGEIESLNVAVAAGIMLYKLQSS; encoded by the coding sequence ATGATATCCTCAAAAGATAATCCCTTAATAAAAAAAATTTTGTTGAACAAGAAAAAAGGGAAGAAAAGTAAAGAGAACTTCTATTTAGCTGAGGGTGAGAGGTTTGTCCATGAAATAGCTGAAAAAACCCCAAACCTAATAGAAAAGCTTTTGCTTCAAGATGGGATGATTAAAAAGTATGAAAAGCTGTTAAATAGCTTTAGTAATGATAAGATAATAACTATAAGTGATAATCTTTTTAACACTATTTCAAGTACAGACACAACTCAGGGTATAGCTGCTCTTGTACAAAGGCCAGATTTTAAAATAGAAGATCTAAGTAAGGGTAACTATATAGTGATTGACAGAGTTCAGGACCCTGGAAATTTAGGAACAATTATTCGAACTGCTGTTGCAAGTGGTGTAGATGGAATGTTATTATTAAAAGGAACTGTGGATATATTTAATGACAAGGTTTTACGTGCCACTATGGGTGCATTACATAACATACCTATTGTGTATGATTTAGATTTGAACGACTTAAAAGAATTTATATCTAACCGGGAGCTAACACTTATAAAAAGTGACTTAGAGGGCGAATATTGGGGAGATGTTGACCTCCCTAATCGTAATTACTGTCTGGTAGTAGGTAATGAAGCTAACGGCATCTCAACATCTGTTCAAAAAATGCCAGGAGTTAGTGTGAAACTTCCTATATATGGGGAAATAGAGTCCTTAAATGTAGCAGTAGCTGCTGGAATTATGTTGTATAAACTTCAGTCTTCGTAA
- a CDS encoding TrkA family potassium uptake protein — translation MKQFVVVGLGRFGNSVAKKLNNMGYEVLGLDRSEERTQEALEFTTHVIQVDATDEHALKGLGLRNFDVGIVGIGQDIQASILATLLLKDLGVPYVVAKAQNELHGKVLWKTGADRVVFPERDMGTRVANNLTATNILDYIELAPDYSIVEITAPDFMVNKSLEKLDLRAKVGINVMAIKTGDDINVSPTADIEIKEGDILVVIGSNKSLKKIEEREK, via the coding sequence ATGAAACAGTTTGTAGTAGTAGGGTTAGGTAGATTTGGAAATAGCGTAGCTAAAAAACTTAACAACATGGGATATGAGGTTTTAGGTTTAGATAGAAGTGAAGAGCGTACGCAGGAAGCACTAGAGTTTACTACACATGTGATTCAAGTTGATGCTACAGATGAGCATGCCCTAAAAGGCTTAGGGCTTAGGAATTTTGATGTAGGCATTGTAGGAATTGGACAGGACATTCAGGCGAGTATTTTAGCTACACTACTTTTAAAGGATTTGGGTGTTCCCTACGTGGTTGCCAAAGCACAAAATGAACTGCACGGTAAGGTTCTTTGGAAAACAGGGGCAGATAGGGTTGTTTTTCCCGAAAGAGATATGGGGACCCGAGTGGCCAATAACTTAACAGCAACCAATATATTGGATTATATTGAATTGGCGCCGGATTACAGCATAGTGGAGATTACCGCACCTGATTTTATGGTTAATAAAAGTTTAGAGAAGCTGGACTTAAGAGCAAAGGTGGGGATTAATGTCATGGCTATAAAGACAGGGGATGATATAAATGTTTCTCCTACTGCAGATATTGAAATTAAAGAGGGCGATATCTTAGTGGTAATTGGTAGCAATAAAAGCTTAAAGAAGATTGAGGAGCGAGAAAAATGA